The following proteins come from a genomic window of Ursus arctos isolate Adak ecotype North America unplaced genomic scaffold, UrsArc2.0 scaffold_12, whole genome shotgun sequence:
- the LOC113254384 gene encoding ATP-binding cassette sub-family D member 3-like has protein sequence MPLISVVNNFLKFGLNELKLCFRVRLTKYLYEEYLQAFTYYKMGNLDNRIANPDQLLTQDVEKFCNSVVDLYSNLSKVVSFFSSSKLFVYLLSFNS, from the exons ATGCCTCTC atcTCTGTAGTTAATAACTTCTTGAAGTTTGGGTTAAATGAGCTCAAACTGTGCTTCCGAGTAAGACTAACTAAATACCTCTATGAGGAGTATCTCCA AGCTTTCACATATTATAAAATGGGAAATCTGGACAACAGAATAGCCAACCCAGACCAGCTGCTTACACAAGATGTAGAAAAGTTTTGTAACAGTGTCGTTGATCTGTATTCAAATCTTAGTAaggtagtttctttcttttcttcttcaaaattatttgtttacttgttgaGTTTCAACTCTTAG